The DNA sequence ATCACCTTCAAGCTAGGAGATGAATCCTTCGCCATCAACGTATCGCAAGTCCGCGAAGTGCTCGACCTCACTCAGATCACCAAAGTCCCCACTGCGCCAAAGTACATGAAAGGCGTGGTCAACGTGCGCGGCTCCGCCATTCCTGTGGCGGACCTACGCCTGAAGTTCGGACTGCCCGAGGCCAAGGAAACCGTCAACAGCAGAATCCTTGTGCTGGAAATCACCATCGACGGGGAAGCCTGCGTGATCGGAGGCATCGCCGACAGCGTGCACGAAGTCATCGAGCTCGACCAGAGCCAAATCGATCCGCCGCCTACCATAGCCATGCGCTGGAAAAGCGAGTTCATCCACGGCATGGGCAAACGCAACGACCAGTTCGTCATCATGCTCGATATCGACGCCGTCTTCTCCAGCGACGAAGCCATCATCTCCAAA is a window from the Pelagicoccus sp. SDUM812003 genome containing:
- a CDS encoding chemotaxis protein CheW, encoding MTTEPQNSNQFITFKLGDESFAINVSQVREVLDLTQITKVPTAPKYMKGVVNVRGSAIPVADLRLKFGLPEAKETVNSRILVLEITIDGEACVIGGIADSVHEVIELDQSQIDPPPTIAMRWKSEFIHGMGKRNDQFVIMLDIDAVFSSDEAIISKAAKEAEIATSN